A genomic stretch from Thermomicrobiales bacterium includes:
- a CDS encoding helix-turn-helix domain-containing protein — protein MLFPDDQSPISELLHRDHYTPDELARLLDLSPEVVRHEVRVGRLKAYIIDHRVIDIRRPDVIDWLDRRHTELIDMLQRGASEPATSHSSED, from the coding sequence ATGCTTTTCCCTGACGATCAGAGCCCGATCTCTGAGCTGCTTCACCGTGACCATTACACACCGGACGAGCTGGCACGACTGCTCGATCTTAGCCCGGAGGTGGTTCGTCACGAGGTCCGCGTTGGCCGACTGAAGGCGTACATTATCGATCACCGGGTAATCGACATCCGACGGCCAGACGTGATCGATTGGCTCGATCGCCGCCACACTGAGCTGATCGACATGCTGCAGCGTGGCGCGAGCGAGCCGGCGACGTCGCATTCCAGCGAAGACTGA